CCGCAATCCATTTTTGAAATTGTAGAATATCTTGGCGGATTTGAGCTAAAAGTTCGTCCTTGCCGGAGAATTTGCGTTCGTTGCGCAAGTGGAGAAGAATATCGGCGATAACATAGCGTCCGTAGAGATCGTCATCGTAATCGAGAAGATGGACTTCGCAACGGGGAGAGGCGTTTAGTTTGAAGGTGGGAACGAAGCCAACGTTCATGACGCCCCAGAGCGGCGGCGCTTCCAGGGCGTCGAGGCGGACGCGGACGCCGTAGACGCCGCCCGGCGGGATCACTTGTTCGGAAACGTCGAGGTTGGCCGTGGGCAGGCCGATGCTTTTGCCGCGCCCATCGCCCTGAATGACGATTCCCGCCACTTGATAAGGACGTCCGAGAAGATCGGAGGCTTTCTTCAAATCGCCTTGAGCGATGATGTCGCGGATGACGGTGCTGCTGATGGTGAGATCGTGGTCCTGTTGCTGTTGGACGACTGTAACTCGTTCGAACTGGCTGGGAACGCGGCTTAACAGGAGCTCGGCATCGCCTTCGCGATCGTGTCCGAAGCGAAAGTTGTAGCCGACG
The Candidatus Omnitrophota bacterium genome window above contains:
- the ribF gene encoding riboflavin biosynthesis protein RibF; this translates as MIEINSLDACSFRERDEIVAALGSFDGLHLAHQRIIRACNERARERGGMSVLFTFQNHPRTALNPGQPVPLLTPYALKLQWIRRMNVGAAVGIPFDLSFSQIPAEVFIDEILRGKLAAKEIVVGYNFRFGHDREGDAELLLSRVPSQFERVTVVQQQQDHDLTISSTVIRDIIAQGDLKKASDLLGRPYQVAGIVIQGDGRGKSIGLPTANLDVSEQVIPPGGVYGVRVRLDALEAPPLWGVMNVGFVPTFKLNASPRCEVHLLDYDDDLYGRYVIADILLHLRNERKFSGKDELLAQIRQDILQFQKWIAEQTDVSPVVWNDE